The following coding sequences are from one Paenibacillus sp. JDR-2 window:
- a CDS encoding ABC-F family ATP-binding cassette domain-containing protein, producing MHLLSVEHITKSYGEKMLFEDVTFGVEEGDKIGIIGVNGTGKSTFLKVIAGFEPADSGSISIGNRVVVRMLAQDPTFAPGETALEHVLGGDSTQLRAVREYAAALEALELKPSDESLQERLIKANQKMDELDAWTLESEAKTALGRLGIQNFNDKVETFSGGQRKRVAMAAALLQPSDILILDEPTNHIDNESVAWLESMLQKRKGALLMITHDRYFLDRVSNRVIELDKGRAFFYEANYSRFLELKVEREEREAASEDKRQNLLRNELAWIRRGAKARTTKQKARIDRFEVLKAQAPKQAGGKMDVSVASTRLGKKIVEIEAVSKRFGDRTLIRDFSYIAVPEDRVGIVGRNGEGKSTLLKLIADKLQPDEGKIELGMTVKLGWFSQEHEEMDESLRVIEYIREGAEQVKTADGTTISAGQMLERFLFAPAMQWSIIGKLSGGEKRRLQLLRVLMNAPNVLLLDEPTNDLDIATLSVLEDYLDDFPGVVFVVSHDRYFLDRTVDKIFAFEGDGVITQHVGNYTEYQEYAEKYGVSTDSAGSVKPAQAAVKPAAESSAAADGGSKPSGERLRMSYKDQKEFEQIDGWIAKAEEQLAAVTEKMNNAGSDSALLQQLVDEQQQLETKLEELMDRWAELNELAEQIAAQKK from the coding sequence ATGCATTTATTATCAGTTGAACATATAACAAAAAGCTACGGCGAGAAAATGCTCTTCGAGGACGTGACCTTTGGCGTCGAAGAGGGCGACAAAATCGGTATTATCGGCGTCAACGGAACAGGCAAGTCGACGTTTCTGAAGGTTATCGCCGGATTTGAGCCTGCCGATTCCGGCAGTATCTCGATCGGCAACCGCGTCGTTGTGCGAATGCTGGCGCAGGACCCGACCTTTGCGCCCGGAGAGACGGCACTAGAGCATGTGCTTGGCGGCGATTCGACGCAACTGCGCGCCGTGCGCGAATATGCGGCTGCGCTTGAAGCGCTTGAGCTGAAGCCAAGCGACGAGTCGTTGCAGGAGCGTCTGATCAAGGCTAATCAGAAGATGGACGAGCTGGACGCCTGGACGCTGGAAAGCGAAGCAAAGACGGCGCTTGGCCGGCTGGGCATCCAGAATTTTAATGATAAGGTAGAGACATTCTCCGGCGGGCAGAGAAAACGCGTTGCGATGGCGGCTGCCCTGCTACAGCCTTCGGATATTCTTATTCTGGACGAGCCTACCAACCATATTGATAACGAATCCGTTGCATGGCTGGAAAGCATGCTGCAAAAGCGCAAAGGCGCGCTGCTCATGATTACCCATGATCGCTACTTCTTGGATCGGGTGAGCAACCGCGTCATCGAGCTGGATAAAGGGCGGGCTTTCTTCTATGAAGCGAACTACAGCCGTTTCCTTGAGCTGAAGGTAGAACGCGAGGAACGGGAAGCGGCTTCGGAGGACAAACGTCAAAATTTGCTGCGTAACGAGCTGGCTTGGATCCGGCGCGGAGCGAAAGCCCGGACGACCAAGCAGAAGGCCCGGATCGACCGGTTTGAAGTGCTTAAGGCGCAAGCGCCGAAGCAAGCAGGCGGCAAAATGGACGTATCTGTAGCATCAACGCGCCTCGGCAAAAAAATCGTGGAGATTGAGGCGGTCAGCAAACGGTTTGGCGACCGTACGCTTATCCGCGATTTCAGCTATATCGCCGTACCGGAAGACCGCGTCGGCATCGTTGGCCGAAACGGCGAAGGCAAGTCTACTTTGCTGAAGCTAATAGCGGACAAGCTGCAGCCCGACGAAGGCAAGATCGAGCTTGGCATGACCGTTAAGCTGGGATGGTTCTCGCAGGAGCATGAAGAGATGGACGAATCGCTTCGCGTCATCGAGTATATCCGTGAAGGAGCGGAGCAGGTGAAGACGGCAGACGGCACGACTATTTCTGCCGGTCAGATGCTGGAGCGGTTCCTTTTCGCGCCTGCGATGCAATGGTCGATTATCGGCAAGCTCTCCGGCGGCGAGAAGCGCCGTCTGCAGCTGCTGCGCGTCCTGATGAACGCGCCTAACGTGCTTTTGCTCGACGAGCCTACCAATGACCTGGATATTGCGACGTTGTCGGTACTCGAGGATTACCTCGACGATTTCCCTGGCGTTGTGTTTGTGGTATCCCATGACCGTTACTTCCTTGATCGGACCGTCGATAAAATCTTCGCCTTTGAAGGTGATGGCGTGATTACGCAGCATGTCGGCAATTACACCGAATATCAGGAGTATGCGGAAAAATACGGCGTCTCCACGGATTCGGCGGGCAGCGTAAAACCGGCACAAGCGGCAGTTAAGCCGGCAGCGGAATCTTCTGCGGCAGCTGACGGCGGAAGCAAGCCATCCGGCGAACGCTTGCGCATGTCGTACAAGGACCAGAAGGAATTCGAGCAGATTGACGGCTGGATCGCGAAAGCGGAGGAACAGCTGGCAGCGGTGACGGAAAAGATGAATAACGCAGGCAGCGACTCTGCGCTCTTGCAGCAATTGGTTGATGAGCAGCAGCAGCTGGAGACCAAGCTGGAAGAGCTGATGGACCGCTGGGCGGAGCTTAACGAGCTGGCGGAGCAGATTGCGGCTCAGAAGAAATAG
- a CDS encoding MDR family MFS transporter: MNVNKNNKTLILIGLLLGLIFAEMDETVVSTAMPTIIRELHGLSLYGWVAGVYMLAMTIAMPILGRLADVFGRKKIYMSCMALFCLGSIVCGSADSMAQLLIGRGIQGIGAGGLMPIALVIIGESFPLEQRAKVQSLIGPLMILPQLIGPTIGGYFVGNLNWHWLFLINIPVAVIAVAFLFKGLHESKGEEKHTIDWAGAGTLVAALLSFLIAPVLIDNQGLSWSSPIIIGLLILSAVLIGLFIRIESRAKQPIIPLHLFRNRNVVVLSLLVFTLMLGLMGGIATFPFFAQNVMGLTPTEAGYLMFAFMAGAIPSSIVNGFLITRVAYRNLFITCFILPLVGIFMLTQLAVSTTPVFVIIAFFVMGLGIGALFGGDNLIVQESVEKKHSGVALGTVQLFQSLGATVGLSVFGSVLAKSIKDGINSLSSGMDPGTVDSIKTGGIPAGLPSDLVLKIQTVFANSFDHIFAIALGFAAVSFVITWFLKKEVLTKHEETEVEAAGQTVA; the protein is encoded by the coding sequence GTGAATGTGAATAAAAACAATAAAACGCTAATCCTGATCGGCTTGCTTCTTGGCCTTATATTTGCCGAGATGGATGAGACCGTCGTCTCGACCGCAATGCCAACGATTATCCGCGAGCTGCACGGTTTATCGCTGTACGGCTGGGTAGCAGGCGTATATATGCTGGCTATGACGATTGCCATGCCGATATTGGGCAGACTTGCGGATGTATTTGGCAGGAAAAAAATATACATGAGCTGTATGGCCTTGTTCTGTCTCGGTTCCATCGTGTGCGGCTCCGCCGACTCCATGGCCCAGCTGCTTATCGGCCGAGGCATTCAAGGGATTGGCGCAGGCGGATTAATGCCGATCGCTCTTGTTATTATCGGAGAGTCCTTCCCGCTCGAGCAGCGAGCGAAGGTGCAGAGCCTTATTGGTCCATTGATGATTCTGCCGCAGCTAATCGGACCAACCATCGGTGGTTATTTTGTCGGAAATCTCAATTGGCATTGGTTGTTCCTGATCAATATTCCCGTAGCGGTTATCGCGGTTGCCTTCTTGTTCAAAGGACTGCATGAGTCCAAAGGGGAAGAAAAGCATACGATTGACTGGGCAGGGGCGGGAACGCTTGTCGCCGCATTGCTGTCCTTCCTGATTGCGCCTGTACTGATCGATAATCAGGGATTAAGCTGGTCGTCGCCTATTATCATAGGTCTGCTCATCCTATCAGCTGTACTGATCGGCCTGTTTATTCGGATTGAGTCGAGAGCGAAGCAGCCAATCATTCCGCTGCATCTGTTCCGCAACCGGAATGTCGTTGTATTATCCCTTCTTGTCTTTACGCTAATGCTTGGGCTTATGGGCGGAATCGCAACCTTCCCGTTCTTCGCGCAGAATGTGATGGGACTTACGCCAACCGAAGCGGGCTATCTGATGTTCGCCTTTATGGCCGGAGCAATTCCGTCCAGCATCGTAAACGGATTTTTAATTACCCGCGTCGCTTATCGTAACCTGTTTATTACCTGCTTCATCCTGCCGCTTGTGGGAATATTCATGCTCACGCAGCTGGCCGTAAGCACAACCCCGGTGTTTGTTATTATTGCCTTCTTTGTTATGGGACTAGGCATTGGAGCTTTGTTTGGCGGAGATAATCTGATCGTGCAGGAGTCCGTAGAGAAGAAGCATAGCGGCGTAGCGCTGGGCACGGTTCAGCTGTTCCAGTCGCTTGGCGCTACGGTTGGTCTCAGCGTATTCGGCAGTGTTCTTGCCAAGAGTATCAAAGACGGCATAAACAGCTTGTCGAGCGGAATGGACCCGGGGACAGTGGATTCGATCAAGACAGGCGGTATTCCGGCCGGATTGCCATCGGATCTCGTGCTCAAAATCCAAACGGTATTTGCCAATTCGTTTGACCATATCTTTGCTATAGCGCTTGGATTCGCGGCTGTATCTTTTGTAATTACCTGGTTCTTGAAGAAGGAAGTGCTCACGAAGCATGAGGAAACGGAAGTAGAGGCAGCTGGACAAACGGTTGCTTAG
- a CDS encoding Dps family protein codes for MTQTNDVLNKQIANWSVLYIKLHNFHWYVKGTQFFTLHVKFQEFYEEAALHVDELAERLLALKGAPVATMSEYLKIASIKEASGSESAHQMVEALITDFSIVISELKEGMDIAQDAGDETTADMLLAIHTTLEKHVWMLTAFNA; via the coding sequence ATGACACAAACAAATGACGTTCTCAATAAACAAATCGCCAATTGGAGCGTCCTGTACATCAAATTGCACAACTTCCATTGGTATGTCAAAGGCACTCAGTTTTTCACCCTGCACGTGAAGTTTCAGGAGTTTTACGAAGAAGCGGCTCTTCATGTCGATGAGCTTGCCGAACGGCTGCTGGCGTTAAAAGGCGCACCGGTTGCGACGATGTCGGAATACCTTAAAATCGCCAGCATCAAGGAAGCTTCCGGCAGCGAATCGGCCCACCAGATGGTCGAGGCGCTGATTACCGATTTCTCCATCGTCATCAGCGAGCTGAAAGAAGGCATGGATATTGCGCAAGACGCAGGTGACGAAACCACCGCCGATATGCTGCTTGCGATCCACACCACCCTCGAGAAGCATGTCTGGATGCTGACCGCGTTTAACGCATGA
- a CDS encoding LacI family DNA-binding transcriptional regulator, whose product MVTIKDIAKAAGVSPSTVSRVVSNHPRISKETSARVKKIMEEMGYHPNVMAKSLVSKTTKTLAIMLPRPAEELFQDFFFGELLRGILTHSTRAGYDMLLTTATSAHDETETISRLVFGRRVDGVILLSARVNDPLIRYLHEQDFPSILIGRAGEEYSRVMTVNNDNVQAAYDATQHLIKQGHSRIGFVSGPTNLTVSNDRLEGYKKAMREAGLPMQSEWIVEGEFLQESGFRAMSFIMGLPERPTGLVVIDDVVAFGVLRGLTEIGYKVPDDISLVSFNNIALSELATPPISSVDIGTYQLGYTASQLLIRQIQDEPIHQSHVIIPHRLIVRESSVRLAASRGF is encoded by the coding sequence ATGGTAACCATTAAAGATATTGCGAAAGCTGCAGGTGTTTCCCCTTCGACCGTGTCGAGGGTCGTATCCAATCATCCTCGGATCAGCAAGGAAACGTCCGCCAGGGTAAAGAAGATCATGGAAGAAATGGGCTATCACCCAAACGTCATGGCCAAAAGCCTTGTCTCGAAGACAACCAAGACGTTAGCCATCATGCTCCCCCGCCCCGCGGAAGAGCTGTTCCAGGACTTCTTTTTCGGAGAACTGTTACGAGGAATATTGACCCACTCCACCAGAGCGGGCTACGATATGCTGCTTACGACGGCAACAAGCGCGCATGACGAGACCGAGACGATCTCCCGCCTCGTGTTCGGCCGGCGCGTAGACGGCGTCATTCTGCTGTCCGCAAGAGTGAACGATCCGCTTATCCGTTATTTGCACGAGCAGGACTTCCCAAGCATTCTGATCGGCCGCGCCGGCGAGGAATACAGCCGCGTGATGACGGTCAACAACGATAACGTGCAAGCCGCTTATGACGCCACTCAACACCTGATCAAGCAAGGCCATAGCCGGATCGGCTTTGTGAGCGGACCAACCAATCTGACCGTTTCGAACGACCGGTTGGAAGGCTATAAAAAAGCGATGCGCGAGGCGGGACTGCCCATGCAGTCGGAGTGGATTGTGGAAGGGGAATTTCTGCAGGAAAGCGGCTTCCGCGCGATGTCTTTTATCATGGGACTGCCGGAACGACCGACAGGACTTGTCGTCATCGATGACGTGGTGGCGTTTGGCGTGCTTCGCGGCTTAACCGAAATCGGCTACAAGGTGCCCGATGACATCAGCCTTGTCAGCTTCAATAATATTGCGTTGTCCGAGCTTGCTACGCCGCCGATCAGTTCCGTGGATATCGGTACGTACCAGCTTGGCTATACGGCCTCGCAGCTGCTGATCCGCCAAATTCAAGACGAGCCGATCCATCAATCGCATGTCATTATCCCGCACCGGCTGATCGTACGCGAATCCTCCGTTCGCCTTGCCGCCAGCCGCGGTTTTTAA
- a CDS encoding fumarylacetoacetate hydrolase family protein — translation MANEIRNIYCIGRNYRLHALELGNEVPEEPLVFTKPSHAVAPMNGNVVEIPGGRGEVHFELELVLRIARPLEPGMSPDEIIDGLALGLDLTLRDVQSKLKAKGQPWLDAKGFKASAPLGEWMAYPGEEGLKAFDFALIRNGEQAQLGNSKDMLFSISELVRHIDSRYGLGEGDIIFTGTPAGVAALHDGDVLEALFNGEKAASCTVKLV, via the coding sequence ATGGCAAACGAGATTCGCAACATCTATTGCATCGGCCGGAACTACCGGCTTCATGCGCTTGAGCTCGGCAATGAAGTACCTGAGGAGCCGCTTGTCTTTACGAAGCCTTCTCATGCGGTCGCGCCGATGAACGGCAACGTCGTTGAAATTCCGGGCGGACGCGGGGAAGTGCATTTCGAGCTGGAGCTGGTGCTTCGCATTGCGCGTCCGCTTGAACCTGGTATGTCGCCGGACGAGATTATTGACGGACTGGCGCTAGGACTCGACCTGACGTTGCGCGACGTGCAAAGCAAGCTGAAGGCGAAAGGCCAGCCTTGGCTGGATGCCAAAGGCTTCAAAGCCTCCGCGCCGCTTGGCGAATGGATGGCTTATCCGGGCGAGGAAGGGCTGAAAGCCTTTGATTTTGCCCTGATTCGCAACGGCGAGCAGGCTCAGCTTGGCAACTCGAAGGATATGCTGTTCAGCATCTCCGAGCTGGTACGTCATATCGATTCCCGCTACGGCCTTGGCGAAGGCGATATTATCTTTACCGGCACGCCTGCCGGCGTAGCCGCTTTGCATGACGGCGACGTGCTTGAAGCGCTGTTTAACGGCGAAAAAGCAGCAAGCTGCACGGTGAAGCTGGTATAG